A single region of the Zonotrichia leucophrys gambelii isolate GWCS_2022_RI chromosome 9, RI_Zleu_2.0, whole genome shotgun sequence genome encodes:
- the MRPL44 gene encoding large ribosomal subunit protein mL44 has protein sequence MAARLLLRAARPLLAGAGRGSGLGTAFSTGPPPEKKRWLRAYQELQRLQAPPQRRSEKPNWDYHAEIQAFSHRVQENFALDLLKTAFVNPCYIESEEARRRQLGLDKDAVALQLQDNTGLAERGLRFARAYLARCFEGAYPELPAKGTEALVNFLTSRELVSYVAQNLSIQDLALCRDFPAPPDVLQRTFLAVIGALLESSGPERTGIFVRDFLIPQLIGKDLFEIWEVVNPMGLLLEELTKRNISAPEPRITRQLGVSTVLPVYFVGLYCDKKMLAEGPGETLLAAEEEAARVALRKLYGYTENRRPWDYSKPKQGLAAEKETNKEKAISSN, from the exons ATGGCCGCGCGGCTGCTCCtgcgggcggcgcggccgctcctggccggggccgggcggggcagCGGGCTCGGCACCGCGTTCAGCACCGGGCCGCCCCCCGAAAAGAAGCGCTGGCTCCGGGCGTACCAGGAGCTGCAGCGGCTGCAGGCGCCTCCGCAGCGGCG GTCCGAGAAGCCCAACTGGGATTATCACGCGGAGATCCAGGCCTTCAGCCACCGGGTGCAGGAAAACTTCGCCCTGGACCTTCTCAAGACTGCGTTTGTTAACCCCTGCTACATCGAGAGCGAGGAGGCGAGGCGCcggcagctggggctggacaAGGACGCGGTCGCGCTTCAGCTGCAGGACAACACCGGCCTTGCGGAGCGAGGGCTGCGCTTCGCCCGCGCCTACCTGGCGCGGTGCTTTGAAGGCGCCTACCCAGAGTTACCTGCGAAGGGCACAGAAGCGCTGGTTAATTTTCTGACCAGTCGCGAACTTGTCTCTTACGTGGCTCAAAACCTGTCCATACAGGACCTGGCGCTCTGCAGGGATTTTCCTGCCCCTCCAGACGTGCTGCAGAGGACGTTCCTCGCTGTGATAGGAgccctgctggaaagcagcgGGCCCGAGAGAACAGGGATCTTTGTCAGG GACTTTTTAATTCCGCAGCtgattggaaaagacctgttTGAGATCTGGGAAGTTGTAAATCCTATGGGCTTACTGCTGGAAGAACTGACCAAGAGGAATATCTCTGCTCCAGAACCAAGAATTACCAGGCAGCTGGGAGTCAGCACAGTCCTGCCAGTCTACTTTGTTGGGTTGTACTG TGATAAGAAGATGTTAGCTGAAGGCCCTGGTGAaacactgctggctgcagaggaggaggctgcacGAGTGGCACTGCGGAAGCTCTATGGCTACACAGAGAACAGGAGACCTTGGGATTACTCCAAACCCAAACAAGGACTGGCagctgaaaaggaaacaaacaaggaaaaggCAATCAGCAGTAACTAA